TATGCTCACTGGGATGAACAGGTTTTTGAAAAACTCCAGACAAGCTTACCTGAAGCACTTTCGTCACAGTTTAGCATCAGTCATGGCCTGATTATTAACCTTCTCCAGGGCGCCACAGAATTTGGCGAAGACGGATGGGACAATCTTCAAACTCTCATCAACGATTCTCACGAGCGTGATAAGAGTAAAATTGCGCACCGTGAAAACGCCGATATCTATTTAGAGTCCCTCAAAAAAGCGCAGCTGGTTGTTGTGGAAAATGAAGGCACCGAGGAGGAAAGGCTCCTGGTTGACGAAAGTCTTCAGCACGACTTCTCCTTGCACACAGCCAGCTCCATGTATGTTTTAGATATTTTACCAACGGTTCAAAAAGACTCAGAAGTCTACGCATTGGACGTCTTGACCTTGGTTGAATCGATATTGGAAAACCCCAGAGTAGTCCTCTACAAGCAGGTCGATAAGCTCAAAGGTGACAAGGTCGCCGAGCTTAAAGCCGAAGGCGTTCCTTATGATGAACGTATGGAACAGCTCGAACAAATTGATTACCCAAAGCCCAACCGTGATTTTCTCTACATCACGTTCAATGCATTTGCTGAGAAACACCCCTGGGTTCGCGCGGATAATATTCGGCCCAAATCCATTGCTCGGGAAATGTTTGAAAACTTTATGTCTTTCGCAGACTACATTCGCGACTATGGGCTCCAGAGAAGCGAAGGCATTCTCTTGCGTTATGTTTCACAGGTGTACAAAACCTTGGCCCAAACCATCCCCGATGATGCCAAGGATGAATCGGTGCTCGAAGTACAGGCCTACTTTCGGGCGATGCTGAGCCAAGTTGATTCCAGTCTCGTCCAAGAATGGGAATCCATGCTCAACCCCGCCACAGAGCAAAGCAGCGATCAGGCAGATCGCCCAGTACGGCTTACGGACGATCCGCGAGCATGCCGCGCTAGAGTTCGAACGGAGCTTCACCAACTACTTAAGAATCTTTCACAGAAAGATTTTGAAGCCGCCGCCGCCCATATTCGCGGAACATCTGAGCACCCTGCCGATGCAGAGCGTCTTGAGTCCATGCTGACGCCGTATTTTGAAGAATACGAAAAGCTGGCCTTCAACCATGATGCAAGACTTCCGATTCATACCCGAATCAACGAAGTCAATCGGGACCTCTGGCAAGCCACTCAAGTGCTCCTTGATCCCAACGACGATAATTTCTGGGTTATAGAAGTCGATATCCCCATCGTGGATGATTTTAATGAGCAAGAGCCCGTACTCGTTGTGCGTGATATTCACGATTAAAGTGGAATCCTCGTCCTCGTCGAGGTTCCCCTTAAGAGCCAATCAACTATGGCTTTGGGGTTTGGGCTCTCAAAGAAGAGAATCTCACCTTCTAATCCTCGCCAGAGCGTAAGCTCAGTGCTATGTTTTCCTCATGAAGCGTATTGAAATTGCGGAGCTTTTTGACCGTTACGGCCCCATGGTGTACCGCCGAGCATTGGCGCTTTTAGGGCAACACGAACTGGCCGAAGAAGCTGTACAAGAAGTATTTCTTAGAGCTCTTAAGTCTGGAGAGAGCTTTGAGGGTCGAAGCCGGGTCTCAACTTGGCTCTACAGTATTACAACCAATTTCTGCTTGAACTTACTACGCAACCAAAGTCGCCGGAAAGAGCTTTGGAAAGAGCATGGTCCCAAAGGGCTGCAAGCGACTCACGAGGCGCCAGAAGAATTGGTTCTAATGCGTACACTGCTCACAGAGGCTGATCCCGACCAAGCCCAGGCTGCGGTTTATGTCTACATCGATGGGATGAGCCAAAATGAAGCCGCTGAACTTCTAGGGGTCTCTCGTCGAACGGTCGGTAACCTATTGGAACGATTCAATACCTGGGCTCGTAAGCGGATAGACAAACCAACAGCAAAAACAGACACTTAGGGAGACTTCTCCTAACTTTGCCCATTAGAGCAAGCTTGCGGGTCTAAGCTAATAGAAAGATGAGGATAGGTGGTCTAATGAGAGATCCAACAACCAATGCTTGGAAAGACGCGACACTCGGGGTGCAATGTACGCCAGAGTGCCCCTCCGATCTGGCCCTTGATGCTATGCATGTGAATGAGTGTGCTGCATCCGAAGCCACCGTGCTCATGAAGCACATCACTGGATGCAATTCTTGTGAGGCGCGGTGGGAACTTCGCCAACAAGGATTTAACGCATTCCAAGAACTTGATCGCGATGCCATCATTGCGAAACTGCACCGACTCAGCGCTGAGATTCCAAGTGATACGCCCGTCTCATTTTGGCAACAGGTCAGAAGTCTCTTCACACAGCCTGCCGTGTTTGGGACCAGTATGGCGATGTGTGCAATCATCATGATGTTGGTCACCAAGCCCAACCCTGGGCCCATCGATGATATCAATTCGATGCAAGGTATTCGAACCAAAGGTGCAAGCTTTACAGTTTTTAAGAGCACCGAGGATTCCGTTGAGATTCTTGCCAGCGGCTCCACTGTGGTGCCAGGTGATAAACTACGCTTCAAAATAAGTCCGCGCGAAGGTACGGAGGTAATGGTCGTAGGACAAGAGGCCTCCGGCGACGTTTACATGGCCTTCCCACTCGATGGTAGCCAAGCCTCACGGCCTTCCACTTCATCGGAGGGCGGCATACTTCCTGGTACCATCAAGCTGGATCAAAGTTCGGGACGTGAAAGGCTCTATCTGGTATCCTGTGATCACCCCTTTGGCCTCTCTAATATTGCAGCCGAACCGGGCCGGATTAAAGTTCCCAAGAAGTGCACCACCACTTCTTTCGAACTCAACAAAGTGAGTCCATGAAGCATATTGTCGCTGCGCTCATATTCTGCTTCTTCCTCTACGCCCCCTCTGTGTGGGCCAGCTCTACATTTGTAGTTTCGGCTGGGAACAATGTAGGCAATGACGGCGACTTTCCACTTCGGTTTGCAGAAGAGGATGCCATTCAATTTGCTACAGTGATGCGCAATCTTGGCGATGTCGATCCCGAAAACAGCATTCTTGTTCAAGGGGCCAGTGCAGCGGGGTTACGTAAAACAATCCTTGATACCAACCGCCGTATTCGCCGAGCCATCAGCCGCGGTGAGCAAGACACATCACTTATCGTCTTTTATTCCGGACACGCCGATAACGGCGGGCTTCATATGCGTGGCAGTAACCTCTCCTTCAACGAACTTGAAGACTTGGTGGAGGCCTCACCGGCCAAGGTCCGCGTTTTGATTCTCGACAGCTGTCGTTCCGGCGGTGTTACCCGAGTTAAAGGTGCAAGTCCCACTGCAAACTTTAAAATAAGCGCGCGCAACAAAGTGGAAGCTGAAGGGCTGGCCGTCATTACTTCCAGCTCTGCCTGGGAAGATAGCCACGAATCGGACAGGCTTCGTGGATCGTTTTTTAGCCACCACCTTCTTAGTGGTTTGCGCGGAGCCGCAGACCATAACCGGGATGCAACCGTTACCTTGAATGAAGTGTACAGCTACGCTTACCAGCAAACCTTGCGCTCAAGTGGCCAAACACAAAGTCTGCAACACCCTACTTACCGATACGACATTAAAGGCAAAGGCGACCTCCCCCTTACCCAGCTTGCTAAAGTGACGGCCGGCTCAGCCCGACTCCAAATCAAAGATGCTGGACTTTATCTTTTGATGGACTCCAGTGAGACCGGCACCATCCTCAATGAAGTCATGGTGCAAGACAAAGGCGCTACGCTGCATCTCAAACCAGGACGTTACTTCATCCAGAAACGTGCCCGGGACCACTTTCTTGAATATGCGGTCACGCTTCATGCACACGCCTCCAAATCTCTAAAAGATGTACCGCGCAAACGCATCGACTACGCCAAGCTCGTTCGAAAAGGTACCGCCAAAAACATACTGCAGCACAGCGCTTTTGTGATGACTGGACTGCGCACCGCCGTGCTAGATGGCTACCCACTCAGTGCAAATCTTCTTTTGGGTTACAACATCGATTTTTCACTGATGAGCGTAGGTAGCCGGGTGCGCTTTAGTCGCAGCTCAAGCAATGACGAGCGTACAGCTCTTGACGGAACCACATCCGAATTGGGCCTAGGCCTTACGCTGCAAAAGTTTTTTGACCTTTACGATTTTAGCTTCGGTATTGGGGTCGCCACCGAACTCAATTGGTACCATCAAGCTTTCAACACTACCGGTTCAGCTCCCACACGAAACAGCTGGGCTGCCGGATTTGGTCCGCTCGCAAGTGTTGAAGCAGACGTCTACGGTCCACTGGTTCTCAAGCTCGAAGCCGCACCTATGATTTATGTCCATAAACAAGCGACAGTGAGCGCCGGTGCCACGCAAGGCTCGCAATTACGAACCCAAGTAACAACATGGGTGGCCTTAGGTATGGGGTGGAGATTCTAAATGGCTGTTTGGAAAAAGGTTATTCTCCTCGTCCCCTTCCTCTCTGTGCTCTCATGCGGAGATCCTCTTGCCACGGGCGAATACCTTGGCGAGCCACTTTTCTCTTTCGAGGGTATCATTGTGTCGATTCTCGATGACCTTCCAGAGGAAAATAGCGTTCGGGTTGCTCTAGGTTGGGCACCGGGTGGCAGCGAACCCACGGATTTTAATGAACTCGTTGAACAGGATTCCGTGTCAGTGCAAATACGTTTCCCATCAGCCTTCGAGGTGAATATCTTTTATCCGCCTCTTGACGACTTTCTTCAAGACACCAGCCAAGCCTACGGGCTGGCGTATCTCGTGGTATATGAAGACAGAGATGGCGACGAACAGTTTGATGCCGACGAGATACTCGGCGGCGCCCCTTCCCAAGTCATCGTTTATGCTGCGCGAGATCTCTTGCCCGACGAATCACCAACTCGCCGAAGTTTGCCTGAGGGTTTTCACCTCATTCCCGTTCCCGCTCCATGCTTGGCATTTGAAGATCAATTCGGCGACGTGGCTTGCACGGTCCCCGTAGGTGAAACGTGCGAAACCGATAGCGATTGCAACGGAGGGACTTGCCTCGACGAACTTGCCGGAACAGATTTTCCCGGTGGTTATTGTTCACTCAGAGAAGACCAGCAAGACTGTGTCCCGCCAGACTCCATCGCTTGGCCACTCTATGACGAGCTGGGCGACCCAGACGAAATGATAGAAAGCGGTCAAGGTCACGAGCTAGACCATTGGTGGTGGTTCAAGCGTTGCATCACTTCTGCAGATTGCCGGGAAGACGAGGGCTATATCTGCAACCTAGGCTGGGGAGCTTGCACGCCGAAAGTACCGGCCTGGCTCGTGATTGGGGACGAACTCAGGCTGCCCGCGGTTTGCTGGGAAGATGAAGAACCCGATTTTTCGGACGATTATTAGG
This is a stretch of genomic DNA from Deltaproteobacteria bacterium. It encodes these proteins:
- a CDS encoding DUF3516 domain-containing protein; amino-acid sequence: MSETKKTPLFIQHLPEEPSEDNLLDAFLAAVDAKGLNPYPAQEEAILEIMADNHVILNTPTGSGKSLVAQAVHFKSIAEGKRSYYTSPIKALVSEKFFALCDDFGAEHVGMLTGDASINHDAPVICCTAEILSNMALRQGSRAPVDSVVMDEFHYYSDSDRGMAWQVPLLRLPQATFLLMSATMGDNPVINEGIESITGRGVRVVRSTDRPVPLDFTYSIKPIHETLHDLVSAGQSPVYVVNFTQRECAEMAQNLMSTNYCSKEEKKEIAAALKGFQFDSPYGKDISKFIRHGVGLHHAGLLPRYRLLVEQLSQQGLLKIICGTDTLGVGVNVPIRTVLFSKLCKFDGEKTGVLTVRDFHQISGRAGRKGYDTAGSVVCQAPEHVIENKKIEAKIAANPGKKNKSVKKKAPEKNYAHWDEQVFEKLQTSLPEALSSQFSISHGLIINLLQGATEFGEDGWDNLQTLINDSHERDKSKIAHRENADIYLESLKKAQLVVVENEGTEEERLLVDESLQHDFSLHTASSMYVLDILPTVQKDSEVYALDVLTLVESILENPRVVLYKQVDKLKGDKVAELKAEGVPYDERMEQLEQIDYPKPNRDFLYITFNAFAEKHPWVRADNIRPKSIAREMFENFMSFADYIRDYGLQRSEGILLRYVSQVYKTLAQTIPDDAKDESVLEVQAYFRAMLSQVDSSLVQEWESMLNPATEQSSDQADRPVRLTDDPRACRARVRTELHQLLKNLSQKDFEAAAAHIRGTSEHPADAERLESMLTPYFEEYEKLAFNHDARLPIHTRINEVNRDLWQATQVLLDPNDDNFWVIEVDIPIVDDFNEQEPVLVVRDIHD
- a CDS encoding RNA polymerase sigma factor, translating into MKRIEIAELFDRYGPMVYRRALALLGQHELAEEAVQEVFLRALKSGESFEGRSRVSTWLYSITTNFCLNLLRNQSRRKELWKEHGPKGLQATHEAPEELVLMRTLLTEADPDQAQAAVYVYIDGMSQNEAAELLGVSRRTVGNLLERFNTWARKRIDKPTAKTDT
- a CDS encoding caspase family protein, with product MKHIVAALIFCFFLYAPSVWASSTFVVSAGNNVGNDGDFPLRFAEEDAIQFATVMRNLGDVDPENSILVQGASAAGLRKTILDTNRRIRRAISRGEQDTSLIVFYSGHADNGGLHMRGSNLSFNELEDLVEASPAKVRVLILDSCRSGGVTRVKGASPTANFKISARNKVEAEGLAVITSSSAWEDSHESDRLRGSFFSHHLLSGLRGAADHNRDATVTLNEVYSYAYQQTLRSSGQTQSLQHPTYRYDIKGKGDLPLTQLAKVTAGSARLQIKDAGLYLLMDSSETGTILNEVMVQDKGATLHLKPGRYFIQKRARDHFLEYAVTLHAHASKSLKDVPRKRIDYAKLVRKGTAKNILQHSAFVMTGLRTAVLDGYPLSANLLLGYNIDFSLMSVGSRVRFSRSSSNDERTALDGTTSELGLGLTLQKFFDLYDFSFGIGVATELNWYHQAFNTTGSAPTRNSWAAGFGPLASVEADVYGPLVLKLEAAPMIYVHKQATVSAGATQGSQLRTQVTTWVALGMGWRF